The genomic DNA TGTGCACAAGCATCTGAGCATGTCAGTCAAAGTGTCGTCCTGGCCGTGTTTGCATAATGCAGAATGGCTGTATTGTAATTTGCGGCGAGTAATGGCGATGCAGAAAGAGTTTGTTTAGGACCTTCGAGAGAAACCAGATGACGTCATCAGTAATGCCACGGAATACATTTCGGCAGGAAATCTCTGAACTCCACTTACCATACATAACCAGACAGGAAATATTCAAATGCACTTTGCCTGTATTCAAAAGCAGTGCCCACTCATGACAACTGTTTTGTTTATCCTAATAATTTATCATGTATACTATGAACCAAGGACACTAAATTCCACATGGCCTTTCAAATCTTCCTCTTTTTCAGCTTCTTACCTACCAGGGACTAGTGCTCAGCAATACCAGTTTGTGTATGTCGATGGAAAGGGGGAGGTTTGTTCTTGCAGTACTGCCTTTACCTTCTCGTCCCCAAAGCCCCTGGAAGAGCTGGTGACACTGGAGGAGGAGGGTCAAGGGGAGGAAGTGGGCGAGGATATGTTACTTGTCATCCCCAGAGCCCAGTTACTCCAGGTCAGATGGAAAAAAATGATAAGGTTCATAGGATGCTTATGTTAAAAGTGCAGATTGACAGTTTTTGAATAATAGAAATAACATCAAGTTCCAAGTAAATTGTTTTGTCGCAGACTGGTCAGCCTGACAGTCTAATTGATAgatattaaacaaatatataGATTAAATaactgtaacctttttttttgcgCAAACATATCATTGAAAAGATTACACCACCCGAATTGACCTCTGCCTCACTGTAAGCAGCCATTTGTCCAATGATTGTAGTGCCATTGGCATATTTGAAGAATCTGGACAGAGCTGTATCTTGACCACACAATTGTTGGTATCAAGGAGAACAGCAAAGGACCAAAATGCACAGCCCTGAGGGGCAACATCATTTGTTAGTGGGAGGACTTAAATCAACAAAAGGCTACAGACCTCAGACAGAGTCTCATTTCAAAATGTCCACAATGTGCAGTTTTGTTGTGTGGCTTGAGAATCACATGAACAACATTAAGGCCTTTGCAAACCAAAGGCGACGTGATTATGAGAGGCGAATAGAAGAAAAGTCAACAGTGAATAATGCTGATTTGTCACTGATGTAGTACTACAGGTCCTTGTCCTGAGTTGTTATCTTTTGGGCTACAGCAAAAAGACATGGTTACGTTGGTACACAATTCAGTAAGTTTTGAGAGTGACAaccgcaaaaaaataaataaataaaaaaaataaagtgactGCCTTaaattttcaggactcacaaccGAATTTTGAGTTTAGTTGATATGCATGGTACAAACTGAACTGCTATGAAAAATGGCAACACAAAAGCCCTATCAGTTGTTTGGGCAAAGGAGAAAGGAATAAACTGAATTAAAccgatttctttttgtttttaccagATACCTGAGGGAATGAAAGCAGCAAGATAAATAGCTAAGAATAAGTCCTTAGAGATGCAATGCAAAGCCTTTATATTTACTATCATAatctgttgctatggttacaggcATTAAGGCTCTCATAAGTTATTCTAGGTTCCATTTGAAATTCCCAAATTCCTAGTagtaaaattcaaatggaatgCCACATAATTTGGACTTCAAACTTGGAAACTCATGAGGGAAACTATCAATCCTACGATTGCCATATTTGATAATCGGACACatgtagaacaaatgctagcattgtaAAGCATCATTTATTCtctgcaatttggttgcttggagaCGTCTCTGTTGACAATTTAGAACCTGTTAAGTTTAAAGGATTGTTTCCTGATGCATCATCTTTCGAGCATCTGGCAGTTGACTGCGTAAATGGTCGGTGATCAGAGATATCATgttggaatatcccacatccgactttgaaAGGAATGCAGCATTAGAGAAGGGGAGTGATTTTGGTAACTTGAGCATCAAAACTGTTATTAAATAGGGTTATTACTCCCAGACAGTGTGAATGTAGCCTTGGTTTTTATTTGATTGACTGTTGGGGTAATATCTTCTTGAAGCAAAACACTAAGAAAGAAGGTATTAAAGGAATCAAATAAAAGcacgtttagaagtacattttattttcctCTCCACCTTTTTGGTCTTGTTATTAATATCTGGatctgtctgattttttttttttttttttttacagagtcgCCTGCAGGAGTGTCTGAAAGAGCGTGCGGAGCTGCTCAAGGCTCTGGAAGCAGCAGACCAGAAcatggaaagagagaaagacaggagagagagagacaaatgtTTCTGGGAGGACAACCGCAAGGAACTGGAAAGAAAGATCAGTGAGCTGAAGGAGGAAGTGAGAGAATATAGAGCAAAAGTAGAGGGAATGAAGAAAAAGCAAAAGGTAGCGTAAACACTTGTTTCATCACACTGTGTGGTCAGCCCTGGGTCATagttttatgtgtattttctatAGCCTTTCTTAAGTGTTTACTGTGGTGTATCTTATTACAAACACTGGTGGTGTGCTTACTACTTAATGATTTTTAGTGTTAAGATTTAGCGTAAGCATCTCACCACCATCATACCTCTCTTTTTTAGGAGGTTAAAGAATTAGGTGAGGCCCTGACAGAGGAGAAGAAAGCCCTCCTGGCTCAAAAAGAAGCTAATGAGCAGAAAATCAGGGAACTAGAGGAGGACATCAAAGTACTGACCCAGAGAGGCCTGGAGAGAGAAACTGACATAGAAAGGTAAGAGGCTATCTGTCTGCTAGTCATCTCTTTTGAACCTGTGTACAGCACAAACGTCTGTACAGTGGTCAAattttgtcaatattgtctaGGGGAGGGTCTTTGATGACTGCAAACATCACTTATGCAATAGAGTCAAAGTCTGTCGCATAGAAATGCTATGACGTCAGACATACCAAAGATGTTCTTCAAGTTGATTAAGTGATTATTTTAAAGCTGTACCTAGCTACTAACATTTAAAACCCTTGTTTTGGCACAAATCTTTATGTTACATGACTAAATGATGTTAAATCACTTTAAATGACATGAGTAGGTGGTCCTTTGATGTTGTCTGTGGCGCATCAAGATGTGGTCATATGCATCCTAGGCCACCTCTGGAGGGATGAAGGTGACTGAACCATAATTAGGGCTGAAACTATTTTGATAATTGGTTAATCTaacgattaatctaacgattattcgactattcggcaatgattgcaacgattaatcattagctcttaaccgattattcagcttgtgccctgacttaaaaggttgtattaaacgtgcatACTAACAATAAAggggacaaaatcatcttttaaaaatacctctaaatgacattcactgaattaaagggaaaaaatactttttattaagtttaattcagcaaAGAAATTCATGGCTAAAAATactattatcaagtgtttttgtcttgttttccatttaaaatagtctaaaaatccttaaagcaagatacatttacttgagaagcaacatataagatatttagacttgctttaagagaatgtatcttaaatataggtgtattttttccacttggtaatacttctgcgagtgcttatattcaagatctattctctaaaagcaagtctaaatatcttttatgctgcttctcaggtgaatgcatctttttttaaaggatttttagatattttaaaatattagtatttttaatattatatgcaacattctcagataacaattttttcttctgcagtaaagttcctaaagtaaatgtacgttgttttaaaggagttttagttatttatattggaaaacaagtcaaaacaaaaacaaatcaaaaacaaatttttttgcattgtataatggggcgaagactaccctctctcacctttctgttcacttcaatccatctttaactcacaaaaaacaaactctctcttgttAATCAAGCTGCATATTGCACACATATATTAAGATTCAATAAGTTGCgtgccatcacattataatctagctgcattaagcgtgcgtgctcgagggacgagcgtccccgccccagagtgtgcatcagccgggtgcagtttcaatctctcccccttagatcgggacatttgcgcaactcacagaagaggcactgactgcacagagaaatgccagtttcggagtttgccgttatttacatgatctgcttccggattatttgaactttaataaagctataacgcattaaatacaactgaatttaagatgtaacgccggggtgtgtTTCCTAtaaagatgctcgacacacaagtttttggctccgcttattccacaataagagtgcttctgtatttacatatttagtatttttgcattgtaattccctcatactttgtggtCTACATCATCTGAAGCTCTTTGGAAGGTTTAGAGTGcttctggactgtgagctgtgttttcttcctctcctcagtcagtcgcgagctgcagtgctgctcttacgcgccatcattagagtttaatatgatctcatgttacgttaaatgagatcaaacgactattcgacaacgaaaatttttgtcgacaattttttttattgtcgacgttgtcgactAAACATTTCAGCCCTAATCATAATGCATGTCTAAAGCAATTTAGACCCCTTTAACACTTCTATTTAGTGTTGTCAACTTCTGATTAGATCACCTGGGATGGATGTTAATACTAAATGTAAACATGGGTTTTATTGGCTTTGTGTCCCACAAGGTGTAAcgcagtatgtttacatgcagagtACTAATTGAGTTACAGTGGGTTTTTGCTGTAGTTGAGCCagagtcttcatctgtctgtcaaaGTTTGCATGATGCAATAAATAAACGTCAGCTCATCACCTCTGTCTTTTGGAGCAAGCACACAAAGCAGAGGCCAATGTGGTCTGATATAAAGAAATATACagttaacattaactagcattttcaggcaaaagaaaatcctcttcgggtcaaaatgaccagaacacaacatgagggttaaaggcagaaatgtgaagcttatagttttataacagaacttgtattaatttttctgttaaaacctgtgtattttttgagctgtaaatttgtttaaatcaaaatttttacagttgttCTATGGTTTTAGGGTGTTACGTTATCAGTTGTAAAATCGGAaaaaactttacacaaaaaagagtaataagtgttttgtttttttttgttttttttccacacttaaatcatgttcaCTTGCATATTGTTTTAGTCTTAtgtctatacctttgaaacagtgaggtttttttttttttttacatttatggattggccccattcacttccattgtaagtgcttcactgtatcccagatttttgctttttttttttaaagtaaagtagGGACAAGAacccaggaatattcctttaatgtgttttCATGCCAAGTATCTTAGTCTGACTTTGCAAAAATCTGACTGGTACAATTTCATTCAGATTAAAacatttatatgacattttaaaaagacaaattattgttttatttttgaagtgttttttgtGGTTCTGTGTAGAATGAGGGAACGAGCTAAGAAAGCAGCTGCTCAGAAGAAGGAAGATGAGGATGAACAAAAGAACCTGAAGGTTTCTCAGCTATAACTTATGAACTCACATTTAGAATAAGCATACACAGAAATACATGTTCGcaaatgtttataattatttgatttttGTGCATTTAAGTTAAAGATGGGGCAGACCGAGAAAGAGCTGCACAGTCTGTCTGCAGAGTTTCAGAGTCTGAGAAGCTCTCTGGCCCAGAGAGATACACACGCCCTACAGCTCCAAGACACCATCTCAaccctcacacacaaactcaacaGTGCTCACAGGAAAGAGGTAACATTCCAGAAGTTTTAACACCCCAAAGTCGCACCTTCTATGTCTCATGGGGCTTACACACCAAACTTACTCTTGTGTTCAGAAATTGTTAGATTGAGCACATAATATACATAGATTTGGGCATAATGCACTgcaatgcatagtgtataatagggctgggtaaaaatataaattgtccGATGCATTATAATCTTCgtttgaacaatctcaatatcCATTCTTAAAtgccaagatcgatctttcactttaGGTAGCAaacctctataatgcaagtaaatcacttgcatgtgcaaccaaatctcattgctatgtgactaaaaatgtctatgattagccactggctagtaaatgttcagatttcactcaaacTATATTACTGATTGAGTTGTATAGTGGagaagaagttattagcacagagaTCCTTTAACTtagtgttgagagtaaaagtttggtttaactcattctgtgtgtccaaagacaagagcTTCAGACCCatatttaattgaataatgtctcttttaatagccattttgttttttacagtcatttgttgattaaaaaagaaaaaagcaaactaATTCTAATTCtaacatggatgcgctaaagaaaccacGCACGTCTTCACTCATTGTATGTTCTTATTGGCTGATgccgctagtcttaaagagacagtaccaattaagcacgtgttctacatatcaatgtaaatacttttaaatagtacaaattatgcaagtaaacagtaaaaatgtaaccaaaatacttatgcaatttcaagacattaattgatggaacattatttgtaaaaatgaatattttctaattgtacctagaagggttgcctagaaggtccctttataattaagagcattagctgagagagaatttattttataggtTAGCAAAATGGAACATTGTTACAGAAATGTTCCCATACGATTCCatatcgaatcaggaaatctgtatcaatacctagcCCTTGTGTATAAGAAAAGTTTAACTGTGTTTAACTTAACACCATATTTACAATGCATGTTCATATCCATCCTTTGTAAGTGTATATAGACCTGTATGTAAACCTCCTGACTGCCTTTAGACTGATACCCTGCCTGTACACTAAACATACCCAAAACTGAGTATACAAGCCGATACCATATTATGATTATGTTTCTGTGTCATGTTGGAGCAGGCAGCCAATGAAGTGGCTCTGGGTGAACTCCGGAGTGTTCAGGAACGTTTGAACGTGAGTGAGCGCTGCGTGGAGACTCTCAAGGGGGAGCTGAGAGACATGGTCGCTCAGAGGGACACTGCACACACTGAGCTTCATCAAGCCCGTCTGCAGGCCGCACAGCTCACACTGCAGCTGGCAGATGCCAGCCTGGCTCTGAGAGAAGGCAGGGCCAGCTCGGCACAGGAGAGAGAGACCGTGCAGCAGAACGCTGAGGTAATCTAAAATtcaactaaaaatataaaaataactgtTTATTTTGGGGATAATAACTAGCTGCCACTCATTGTATTAAGCACGTAATGTATTCATGTAGCATACTACTCTTTATCGttacatactgcatactatttaaTATTCTATTCTTAAAAGTAAAGTAGGCAGTACacagtatactgtgcagtatgcagcgCTATAGTATACCGCTGTGAGCATAGTCATAAACTCTTAAAGTTGGGGTGTGTAATTTTCATCAAatcactttttgtcaaattccatgAATATCTcttcacagtctgctagctgtccgttctgtgtgtgcgctgaaaagaaatccggtgtttgtacacagccctggctttgtaaatgggaaaataaacaaagtggatcagaccaatccacacaacactGTTGCAATCACACAGCATTGGCAATAGGCGTGCATgcatttggggggcggagcttctgaaggaatcgcttactccaccttaaacatgaaaaccagttgaaccATAACACCGGCAATGTTATTGGACAATCCGATTCCTCTACACTGCTTTCTGTCtggtgtgtttatgttatagtggtcttgttatTACGATGTTAAACGTTTATCATCTTTTATTTAaaatggcctatttgttcatagggaatcagagagtgcgaaagggcatgatgagtctgaggggtgttggcaaacgttgtttgaaaacatacttatttttgtaattccatttggtgccactagtagcgcagaaattcATACTCCACCTTTAAGAGAGATTGGACTGAGAGGCATGATGAAACTGGGGTAACCCATACTTTTGTAATTACAATCAGGGCTTATTGAATTATTAAACATACTGCTCTTTGTACGCACTACAGTCTTCCATTCTCAGGGACTGTTGTCATTAATCTGTAATCTTGTATACTTACATGTTGTTCTATtgtgtctggccattctctgttgacctctcttatcaacaaggcatttccatccgcagaactgccgctcactggatgtttttggtttttggcaccattcggagtaaattctagaggctgttgtgcatgaaaatcccaggagatcagcagttacagaaatgctcaatccagcccatctggcaccaacaatcatgccacggtccaaatcactgagaccacattttttcccccattctgatggttgatgtgaacattaactgaagctcctgtcccatatctggatgattttatgcactgcactgctgccacacgattggctgattagataatcgcatggatgaatgttggtgcctgacaggctggtttgagtatttctgtaactgctgatctcctgggattttcacacacaacagtctctagtatttactcagaatggtgccaaaaacaaaaaacatccagtgagcagcagttctgcggatggaaacgccttgttgatgagagaggtcaacagagaatggccagactggttcgaactgacaaagtctatggtaactcagatacagtgttgggtgtaatgcattactaagtaattaattactgtaattaaattactttttcattgaaaaaagtaaattatgggattactcttaatttttcagcaaTTTAATTAGTCACTTCTGATGTAATTACGTTAAATACtatatagactctagaacaattctatataaaacaatagcgaatttaaaatcaaaatttaacgtctaatgttaaaatgtatgttttctaatttaacgctgcccctttaaattctttggccagttcatgaatagtttatttgattttatttgatttatttgaaagaattaaaagaacagtttcatgtctttccttgtatttttcatctagtCGAGGTTgatagaaagtaattagtaataagtaatgcaattacttttcagaaagtGTAattattactgtaatctaattacactgtagaagatgtaattagtaacttacccaacactgctcagataaccgctctgtacaattgtggtgagaagaatagcatctcagaatgctattctgagatgcgggttggcgctgttttggcgccACGAGGGGGAccgacacaatattaggcaggtggttttaatgttgtggctgatcggtgtagatatTGCCTAATGAATAAAATATGACTTGCATAATAACAAGATTATTTAGACCCCTGTTCCCTGAAGTGAATTTATGGATTAACAGATGCACAAAGTGCGTCTGGACCGACTGAATGATGAGATCCAGCAGAAAGAGCAGTTGTTGCAGGAGGCGAGGATGGAGAGGGAGAAAGCGGTGGTGGAGCTGGGACGAGAAAAAGACTGCAATCGGGTAAACATGAAAGTTCTCTATTAAAATCATAAAGATTCTTACATTATTGATTAATAAGATATAATTATACATCACAGTGCTAAACTATATTGAATGTAGAAGTATTTGGGTAGTTGATATTAATATGACACCAAGAAGTTCTGACATGGTATACTTAAactatttaaacaattttttCTTGCATGATTATTATACAGGTAGtttatatatttagatattaattgagaaactacatgaaatatttgcacttttaaaaatataGTCTTTAGTCACACTGCAACACTACTTCAGTGAACTGCaattaaagttaaaaaagttattaaaatggtgtaaaaaaaaaaaaaaaagaaaaatgttgaccagtcacagcacctaaaatataaattttccttTAAacgtatacattttaatttaaaaatcttgatgtaaaaaatacatttatggaCATATTATTTGGCAACTGCCCATGTATGtgttaattagggctgtcgatttaacctgttaatttagtgcaattaattatttaaaaaataataataataacgcaattaatcatgtctccTGACCCGTActtaaattccgtaataaaagtacGTATTTTTCTGCTAGCGGAGTGTTTTAAGCTTGAAGTAACATATAATGTGTTTTTACAAGCTGCCTCAGCAGGGGGCAGTGAGCGCAACTTAACAAATCTCACAAACAGTgtagccacagaatgagagccagGACGCATTGCTGGACAACAAAATGCAGGGATCGCGAGACACGATTTTCATACTTCAACTACTttttacttgacacagcgtcctaacAAAGCAGTGTTTATgacgctgaaaaccagtgagatgctccataAGCACCCGTCTGATACATATTTACATGGACCAAAATACAGTCAGAAAATAAGAACTGATCCTGTGAGAAAAggactcaattgcaaaatggattgctgacTGTAGGCTTATGTTCCAGGATATGGGAATAAATCAAACAatttattgacttctaaagccaatttttgtattgtctaattaaTGCTtttcttgtctgccacaataatgcaatatatttcaatttgaattaaatgtataggcctaattatttaaattatgtattatttacattgatctttatttaggggcctttctcagcaaatattgatatgcagttaattgtgattaattagtcAGCatgttatttaattaatttgattaaaaattgtaatcaatatACAGCCGTAGTATTTATGTAATGTAGATTAAGGTTTTCAATGTTTAAGTTTACAATGTATTttcaatgaaaacattttaaaggcCGCCATGATAGGTCTATACTACTCTTGTGGAAATgtgatatttgtgtgtgttctcAGGTTCAGCTTAGCGAGACTCGCCGTGAGCTGCAGGAACTGAAGGCCAGTTTAAGGGTGGCTCAGAAAGAGAAGGAACAGCTGCAGACAGAAATACAGGCAAGATTCTGCAGTTCTCACAAAACTCTCAGTGGAGCTGTCTCACTTTCAGCCTAACTGTCTTAAACTTTATGCTCTGCACAGTCTCAATAGTCTGTGGTTTTTCTCACAGGTTACCCAACAAGTCTTGTTGTTTATAAAGCTTTCTTCATATTCACTTGAGCCTGAAGGCATGGCAAAAACATGCTATACCTGTCCCAAACATCAGCTGCAACCTGTCTCAAGCATGTTTTGAAATGTGAAGCTTTGCCTTTTGATAAAATACTTGCATGAATTCTTCAGTAAAGAAATGTTACCTGTGCTGTtaagttttaatggttcttttgagTTGGGGCTACTTTTCTAGGTAgaggaacatacagtatgtgttaccAACATATTTGTCCTCCTAAATTTCACCAAATTA from Myxocyprinus asiaticus isolate MX2 ecotype Aquarium Trade chromosome 29, UBuf_Myxa_2, whole genome shotgun sequence includes the following:
- the LOC127420123 gene encoding calcium-binding and coiled-coil domain-containing protein 1; the encoded protein is MEKICGVEFRNVGSCYFPQSRVDCHYTINPQHTWASNDWIGLFKVGWSSVRDYHTFVWAVVPSNYKEGMSVNCCVNFQASYLPGTSAQQYQFVYVDGKGEVCSCSTAFTFSSPKPLEELVTLEEEGQGEEVGEDMLLVIPRAQLLQSRLQECLKERAELLKALEAADQNMEREKDRRERDKCFWEDNRKELERKISELKEEVREYRAKVEGMKKKQKEVKELGEALTEEKKALLAQKEANEQKIRELEEDIKVLTQRGLERETDIERMRERAKKAAAQKKEDEDEQKNLKLKMGQTEKELHSLSAEFQSLRSSLAQRDTHALQLQDTISTLTHKLNSAHRKEAANEVALGELRSVQERLNVSERCVETLKGELRDMVAQRDTAHTELHQARLQAAQLTLQLADASLALREGRASSAQERETVQQNAEMHKVRLDRLNDEIQQKEQLLQEARMEREKAVVELGREKDCNRVQLSETRRELQELKASLRVAQKEKEQLQTEIQEVMEYSRQLERRLEVLSDSKWSETALLHSSRAESPLLSDSEDENPEALQDAHSSGPLNHYSLCEQPQADLLLPATPPPSPRHPSSMDTVVISQPAPLSYPHQPKAHTHSHSSESEEEYEAALSGGHSSGEETALLLPDSRDAALGDLAESPLW